The proteins below come from a single Effusibacillus pohliae DSM 22757 genomic window:
- a CDS encoding fumarylacetoacetate hydrolase family protein, which translates to MKLLTFRTEDGLQLGIKTDKGVLQAPRTIDQVLQGGPEALAELTTYVRQAVEHVSDFVFLREEDLQFAPCVPNPQKIICVGLNYRKHAEESNMPIPEYPILFNKFNNALAAHGDEVLLPAQSQQVDYEAELAIVIGKTAKRVPKEEALSYVFGYCAANDLSARDLQFRTNQWLLGKSCDGFSPLGPYLVTADEVGNPNELAIRSYVNGELRQNSNTADMIFHCDELVSYISRFMTLVPGDVILTGTPEGVIMGYPKEQQVWLKEGDEVTIEIEKLGCLTNRMKQEG; encoded by the coding sequence TTGAAACTGTTGACATTTCGTACGGAAGACGGCTTGCAACTGGGGATCAAGACGGACAAAGGGGTGTTGCAAGCGCCGCGAACGATCGACCAGGTGCTGCAGGGCGGACCGGAAGCGTTGGCCGAATTGACTACGTATGTACGGCAGGCGGTCGAACATGTAAGCGATTTCGTATTTCTGCGGGAGGAAGACCTGCAATTCGCGCCATGTGTGCCGAATCCGCAGAAAATCATCTGCGTCGGCTTAAACTACCGCAAACATGCGGAAGAATCGAACATGCCGATTCCGGAATACCCGATTTTGTTCAATAAATTCAACAATGCACTGGCGGCTCACGGCGATGAGGTGCTCCTGCCCGCCCAGTCGCAGCAGGTCGATTATGAGGCGGAGTTGGCGATTGTCATCGGCAAAACGGCAAAACGGGTACCGAAAGAAGAGGCTCTCTCGTATGTGTTCGGGTATTGTGCAGCCAACGATTTGTCAGCCCGCGATTTGCAGTTCCGCACCAACCAATGGTTGTTGGGGAAATCTTGTGACGGGTTCAGCCCGCTCGGGCCGTATCTGGTGACGGCGGATGAAGTCGGAAATCCGAACGAATTGGCGATCCGGTCCTACGTGAACGGTGAACTGCGGCAAAATTCGAACACGGCAGATATGATTTTTCATTGCGACGAGTTGGTGAGCTACATCTCCCGGTTCATGACATTGGTACCGGGAGATGTGATCTTGACAGGCACGCCGGAAGGGGTGATCATGGGGTACCCGAAGGAACAGCAGGTCTGGCTGAAAGAGGGGGATGAAGTGACGATTGAAATTGAAAAATTGGGCTGTCTCACGAACCGCATGAAGCAAGAGGGATAA
- a CDS encoding fumarylacetoacetate hydrolase family protein — protein MEIRNIFCVGRNYRLHAEELGNEVPKSPMIFAKPTHALAEASGQTIQLPGDRGEVHYEAELVIRIGKPYQHGMTVDQLVDHLALGIDFTLRDVQSELKKKGHPWLPAKGFRNSAVLTSFREFPGEQACKQTDFSLRKNGQQVQRGNISDMLFDLQTVIDFIASHFGLGEGDIIYTGTPAGVGPVANGDRLQLLWGDEVLGECVIKLV, from the coding sequence ATGGAGATTCGCAATATTTTCTGTGTGGGCCGCAATTACCGTTTGCATGCGGAGGAACTGGGCAACGAGGTGCCGAAATCACCGATGATTTTCGCCAAACCGACGCATGCGCTGGCGGAAGCAAGCGGCCAGACGATCCAACTGCCGGGTGACCGCGGCGAAGTGCATTACGAGGCGGAACTGGTGATTCGCATCGGCAAGCCGTACCAGCACGGAATGACCGTGGATCAGCTTGTCGACCACTTGGCGCTGGGGATCGATTTTACATTGCGAGACGTGCAGAGCGAACTGAAGAAAAAAGGTCACCCGTGGCTGCCGGCCAAGGGGTTTCGCAATTCGGCGGTTCTCACCTCGTTTCGGGAATTTCCCGGGGAACAGGCGTGCAAACAGACCGATTTTTCACTGCGGAAAAATGGGCAGCAGGTTCAGCGGGGCAATATCAGCGACATGCTGTTCGATCTGCAGACGGTGATCGACTTTATCGCGTCCCATTTTGGCCTGGGAGAAGGCGACATCATCTACACCGGTACCCCGGCCGGCGTCGGCCCGGTTGCCAACGGCGACCGGTTGCAGCTGCTGTGGGGAGACGAAGTACTTGGGGAGTGCGTGATCAAGCTGGTGTAA
- a CDS encoding IclR family transcriptional regulator: MLDGRDVVYLAKEETTAPIRLASSPGMRFPAHATALGKALLSQFERLQLEELYRDAELTALTPNTVRSFDHLWEQLQQVKARGTACEQQEAVEGFCCVAAPVFNHGNRMIAAVSFTMLAASWHDKQQAATEEIADLARRRFLSGRM; encoded by the coding sequence ATGCTGGACGGGCGCGATGTCGTGTATCTGGCGAAGGAAGAAACGACCGCCCCGATCCGGCTGGCATCCAGTCCAGGAATGCGGTTTCCCGCCCATGCCACCGCACTTGGAAAAGCTTTGCTGTCCCAATTTGAACGCCTGCAGCTGGAAGAGCTGTACCGCGACGCCGAATTGACGGCTTTAACCCCCAATACGGTGAGAAGCTTTGATCATCTGTGGGAGCAACTGCAACAAGTGAAGGCTCGCGGCACTGCTTGCGAACAGCAGGAAGCGGTGGAAGGGTTCTGCTGCGTGGCGGCGCCGGTTTTCAACCACGGCAATCGGATGATTGCGGCGGTCAGTTTCACGATGCTGGCAGCAAGCTGGCACGACAAGCAGCAGGCGGCAACGGAAGAAATAGCGGATCTGGCGAGGCGGCGATTTTTGTCCGGGCGGATGTGA